From Granulicella sp. WH15, the proteins below share one genomic window:
- a CDS encoding acyltransferase, whose product MSRTVLSDTKKSYPLTSVRFFASFLVLFHHSVVLLPGFDNRRAHHAPPPHDFLGILSFSFSISVSFFFLLSGYVLSFVYLHTGQVIDKGKFFAARFARLYPLYIVILILDTPKLFFTELHRHGVSIGLTKTAEIFAANVLLLHAWNPLRLNQINLPSWSLCGEVFFYLCFPLLGVWLWKLHGRRLWLMMLVVYLGGQALFLTALHHLNPITAFCWPVLHLSTFMLGILLARWQSLQQTRQDKPTVRVLWANTVLALSFGGLILSIWLSPFMHIPGLYNNGFLAPLFAGIIWGLSAVSTPLSRWLCGKWLVALGNSSYSLYLIHMSILAIFLHFQWTALWSYPVYLALCIGLGLLSFHYFETPIRLSLVEWFRRRSAKATSRTTTLQAADLP is encoded by the coding sequence TTGAGCCGCACCGTACTATCTGATACAAAGAAGAGCTATCCACTGACTTCGGTGCGTTTCTTTGCCTCATTCCTGGTGCTGTTCCATCATTCGGTGGTGCTTCTGCCCGGCTTCGACAATCGGCGCGCTCATCATGCCCCGCCCCCGCACGACTTCCTCGGCATCCTTTCGTTTTCCTTTTCGATCTCCGTCAGCTTTTTTTTTCTGCTCTCTGGATACGTGCTGAGCTTTGTATACCTGCATACGGGGCAGGTCATCGACAAAGGAAAATTTTTCGCCGCCCGGTTCGCACGCCTTTACCCGCTCTACATCGTCATTCTGATACTCGACACGCCAAAGCTTTTCTTCACCGAACTACATCGGCATGGCGTGTCGATCGGCCTCACAAAGACGGCGGAAATCTTTGCTGCCAATGTACTGCTGCTGCATGCCTGGAATCCTCTTCGGCTTAACCAGATCAACCTTCCCAGTTGGTCTCTCTGCGGCGAAGTCTTCTTTTACCTGTGCTTCCCGCTCCTCGGCGTTTGGCTGTGGAAGTTGCACGGAAGACGGCTTTGGCTAATGATGCTGGTTGTGTATCTCGGGGGCCAGGCACTCTTCCTGACGGCACTACACCATCTCAATCCAATCACGGCATTCTGTTGGCCGGTGTTACATCTCTCCACATTCATGCTCGGGATACTGCTTGCCCGCTGGCAGTCGCTGCAGCAAACGCGACAGGATAAGCCGACCGTGCGCGTGCTTTGGGCCAATACAGTACTTGCGCTATCGTTTGGCGGACTGATTCTGAGCATATGGCTGTCCCCTTTTATGCACATCCCTGGACTTTATAACAATGGATTCCTGGCCCCCCTATTCGCCGGAATCATCTGGGGGCTCTCCGCGGTCTCCACGCCGTTGTCGCGATGGTTATGCGGAAAATGGCTGGTGGCGCTGGGCAATTCCAGCTACTCCCTCTACCTCATTCACATGTCGATCCTCGCCATTTTCCTGCATTTTCAGTGGACGGCCCTGTGGTCGTATCCGGTCTATCTTGCCCTCTGCATAGGCCTGGGTTTGTTGAGTTTCCATTACTTCGAAACGCCGATCCGCTTGTCGCTGGTGGAATGGTTTCGCAGGCGTTCCGCAAAAGCGACAAGCCGGACCACGACCCTGCAGGCAGCCGATCTTCCGTAA
- a CDS encoding TonB-dependent receptor has protein sequence MFISTQRIVLSLFLLLSASFFAHAATGGSISGTVADPSGAAIRQAIILLVNDAQQTTYRTLTGTQGRYIFPNLPVGQYTLTVTAPGFAAERRLHLAVDGDSALRIDVGLHLRQQAEAITVSGDGTMQVETTATHLGEVVSAAQMTALPLNGRSYTDLLSIQPGVVPISTLVASSVIMAGVTGSISPSGDANPGNLSIDGQRESSNGFMVDGIDVQEHMNGGTSIIPNLDSIEQFRVLTNNFDPEYGNYNGGMVTVITRSGSDRWHGNAFEFFRNTALDARGYFDPTRSVFRQNQFGGTLGGPILRGHAYFFADYQGTRTTQGISTGNISVPTLAERGGAFDPASLTGSVSGPYFAWLLTQKLGYTVTAGEPYANVFPQGTIPQGAWSEPAKHLLQYIPSPNAGSSQFSTSTHAQTVRDDKGALRIDANNGMGQLSAYYFVDDYALDNPYPGSVAGASIPGFDALYYGRAQLFSLGDTKVIGPDIVNELHLGYLRNANVIGQPNGGLGVSVASQGFSTGSDGIYVQAPQFEGVENITFPTFVMGVPITNLTQVNNTFYASDGISIAVRTHTFKLGAQFHFDQVNEQPNATFNGTFNINGTETGSPYADFLLGTASNYTQSSGQPFYLRNRYLGLYAQDTWRVSNSLTVNAGLRWDIIMPWWEKDNQIQTWVAGAQSTLYPGAPSGLLVAGDPGIPRTIAPTNYKSFAPRLGVAYTPGFESKLGRWLFGDRGQSSIRASYGLFYTAFPGLAAGIMYSVPPFGYNYLSPGPPLLASPFITAATGYDNGQRFPFPFPSHSVSASHPDNAVDWSNFVPLSADPFFDRRNRPAYIDNYMLSVQRQLGSAALLTVSYVGNQGHRELALISANPGDPALCLSLASVGCGPFGEDATYTTATGRTVQGTRVGQGSNYGENTADRSIANSNYNALEATLRYHRHGSQWLLSYTYAKSIDQGSNLGEQLNPIDARQSRTISAWDLRHDFVGGYTLPLPFDRITPSHRGPVLLTSGWSLSGTTRFATGFPVTLFYNSDNSLLGTLGNGANNYLLDTPQLLPGPLHINTNGHNRKPAFSTAIFPEEAIGRLGNSRRRMFYGPGIENFDLALEKSLRFSNSKDLDLRFESFNAFNHTQFYGPSSVNGQVEDTANFGHIVSAASPRLIQLAAKFAF, from the coding sequence GTGTTTATTTCTACGCAACGCATCGTGTTATCGCTCTTCTTGCTGCTCTCCGCTTCGTTCTTCGCGCACGCAGCTACAGGCGGCAGCATCTCAGGGACAGTCGCAGACCCTTCCGGAGCCGCAATCAGGCAGGCTATTATTCTCCTCGTCAACGATGCGCAGCAGACAACCTACCGCACACTTACCGGCACTCAAGGGCGTTACATCTTTCCCAACCTGCCCGTGGGGCAATACACGCTTACCGTGACAGCGCCCGGTTTTGCAGCGGAGAGACGACTCCATCTTGCCGTAGACGGCGACTCGGCTCTACGTATCGATGTGGGCCTCCATCTTAGGCAACAAGCCGAGGCCATCACGGTATCAGGCGATGGCACCATGCAGGTTGAAACCACAGCCACTCACCTGGGCGAGGTCGTCTCGGCAGCGCAGATGACGGCGCTTCCTCTCAATGGCCGCAGTTATACCGACCTGCTTTCGATCCAACCCGGCGTTGTTCCCATCTCCACGCTGGTTGCCAGCTCCGTCATTATGGCCGGCGTCACGGGAAGCATCTCTCCCTCTGGAGATGCCAATCCGGGCAACCTCTCCATCGACGGACAGCGCGAGTCCTCCAACGGCTTTATGGTCGATGGAATCGATGTACAGGAGCACATGAATGGCGGTACCTCCATCATCCCTAACCTAGACTCCATCGAGCAGTTCCGCGTTCTCACCAACAACTTCGACCCCGAGTACGGCAACTACAACGGCGGCATGGTTACCGTCATCACTCGGTCCGGCAGCGACCGCTGGCACGGCAACGCGTTCGAGTTCTTCCGCAACACCGCGCTCGACGCCAGAGGCTACTTCGATCCAACGCGGTCGGTCTTCAGGCAGAATCAGTTCGGCGGCACACTCGGCGGACCAATCCTGCGCGGCCATGCTTACTTCTTTGCCGACTACCAAGGCACACGTACCACGCAGGGCATCTCCACTGGCAACATCTCCGTGCCGACGCTGGCCGAGCGCGGTGGCGCCTTCGATCCGGCAAGCCTCACAGGCAGCGTCAGTGGGCCGTACTTTGCCTGGTTGCTCACGCAGAAGCTAGGCTACACGGTCACTGCGGGCGAACCGTATGCCAACGTATTTCCTCAAGGGACGATCCCGCAGGGTGCATGGTCCGAGCCTGCGAAGCACCTGCTTCAGTACATCCCGTCACCGAACGCCGGCTCCAGTCAGTTCTCTACCTCGACCCATGCGCAGACCGTGCGCGATGATAAGGGCGCTCTCCGCATTGACGCGAACAACGGCATGGGCCAGCTCTCCGCCTACTACTTCGTCGACGACTACGCACTCGACAATCCCTATCCCGGCTCCGTGGCCGGGGCCAGCATTCCTGGCTTCGATGCGCTCTATTACGGCCGTGCGCAGTTGTTTTCGCTTGGCGACACCAAGGTCATCGGGCCAGACATCGTCAACGAGCTACACCTCGGCTACCTGCGCAACGCTAACGTCATCGGCCAACCGAACGGCGGTCTTGGCGTCAGCGTGGCCTCGCAGGGCTTCTCCACCGGCAGCGACGGCATCTACGTACAGGCTCCGCAGTTCGAAGGCGTAGAGAACATCACCTTCCCCACCTTCGTCATGGGCGTTCCCATCACCAACCTTACCCAGGTCAACAACACCTTCTATGCGAGCGACGGCATCTCCATCGCAGTGCGCACACACACCTTCAAGCTCGGTGCGCAGTTCCATTTCGACCAGGTGAACGAGCAGCCCAACGCGACCTTCAACGGCACCTTCAACATCAACGGCACCGAGACCGGTTCTCCCTATGCCGACTTCCTGCTGGGCACGGCGAGCAACTACACCCAATCCTCCGGCCAGCCCTTCTATCTGCGCAATCGCTACCTGGGTCTGTACGCGCAGGATACCTGGCGCGTCTCCAACTCGCTCACTGTCAATGCGGGCCTGCGCTGGGATATCATCATGCCCTGGTGGGAGAAGGATAACCAGATTCAGACCTGGGTTGCAGGTGCGCAGTCGACGCTCTATCCTGGCGCACCCTCTGGTCTGCTCGTCGCAGGAGACCCCGGCATTCCGCGTACGATCGCGCCGACGAACTACAAGAGCTTCGCTCCCCGGCTCGGCGTGGCCTATACTCCTGGCTTCGAGAGCAAGCTGGGCCGTTGGCTCTTTGGCGACAGAGGACAAAGCAGCATTCGCGCCAGCTACGGCCTCTTCTACACCGCCTTCCCGGGCCTTGCCGCGGGCATCATGTACTCCGTTCCGCCCTTCGGCTACAACTACCTCAGCCCCGGTCCGCCGCTTCTGGCCAGCCCCTTCATCACCGCCGCCACCGGCTACGACAACGGCCAGCGCTTCCCCTTTCCCTTCCCCTCGCACTCCGTCTCCGCATCCCACCCGGATAACGCGGTCGACTGGTCTAACTTCGTGCCTCTCTCGGCAGATCCATTCTTCGATCGCCGCAACCGGCCCGCCTACATCGACAACTACATGCTCTCGGTGCAGCGCCAGCTTGGCAGCGCAGCGCTGCTGACCGTCAGTTACGTGGGCAACCAGGGACATCGCGAGCTGGCGCTGATCTCCGCCAATCCAGGCGACCCCGCGCTCTGCCTCAGCCTCGCCTCCGTGGGCTGCGGCCCCTTCGGCGAAGACGCCACCTACACCACCGCAACTGGCCGGACCGTGCAAGGCACGCGCGTCGGCCAGGGCTCCAACTATGGTGAAAACACTGCGGACCGCTCCATCGCCAACTCCAACTACAACGCGCTGGAGGCAACTCTGCGTTACCATCGCCACGGCTCGCAGTGGTTGCTCAGCTATACCTACGCCAAATCAATCGACCAGGGCTCGAACCTCGGCGAACAGCTAAACCCCATCGACGCACGCCAGAGCCGCACTATCTCCGCATGGGACCTAAGGCATGACTTCGTTGGGGGCTATACTCTTCCACTCCCCTTCGACCGCATCACGCCTTCTCACAGAGGCCCGGTCCTTCTGACGAGCGGCTGGAGCCTCTCCGGCACAACGCGCTTCGCCACTGGATTTCCCGTGACGCTCTTCTACAACTCCGACAACTCGCTGCTCGGCACGCTAGGCAATGGCGCAAACAACTACCTGCTCGACACGCCTCAACTGCTTCCGGGACCGCTCCATATCAACACCAATGGCCACAACCGCAAGCCAGCCTTCAGCACGGCAATCTTTCCAGAAGAAGCCATCGGGCGACTTGGCAACTCCAGGCGTCGCATGTTCTATGGCCCCGGCATCGAGAACTTTGATCTTGCGCTTGAGAAGAGCCTTCGTTTCTCCAACAGCAAAGACCTCGACCTCCGCTTTGAGAGCTTCAACGCCTTCAACCATACACAGTTCTATGGACCATCCTCTGTCAACGGACAGGTAGAGGACACCGCAAACTTCGGCCACATCGTTAGCGCAGCTTCCCCACGGTTGATTCAACTGGCAGCTAAGTTCGCGTTCTAG
- a CDS encoding rhodanese-like domain-containing protein: MLKKLVVIAMLSTVAFAQETAKPAQGANTPASTHAKKLTNAEFDAYLAHPEKVLLLDVRRPDEVSTIGGFPVYLSIQIKDLKDHLKEIPKDREIITVSNHAARAAVAADLLDNAGFKVLGAVGADTYQQEGGKLAVKIPVPPARPAGETAHTADTAAK, translated from the coding sequence ATGTTGAAAAAACTTGTAGTTATCGCCATGTTGTCTACAGTTGCTTTTGCGCAAGAAACGGCAAAGCCTGCGCAGGGAGCTAACACACCAGCCTCGACCCATGCAAAGAAGCTAACAAATGCCGAGTTCGACGCCTATCTCGCGCATCCAGAGAAAGTGCTGCTTCTGGATGTTCGCCGGCCTGACGAAGTGTCCACAATTGGAGGATTTCCCGTGTACTTGAGTATTCAGATCAAGGATCTGAAGGACCATCTCAAGGAGATTCCGAAGGACCGCGAGATTATTACCGTCTCCAACCACGCTGCCCGAGCGGCAGTGGCTGCCGACCTGTTGGATAACGCCGGCTTCAAGGTGCTCGGAGCAGTGGGAGCCGACACATACCAGCAGGAGGGGGGCAAACTCGCAGTGAAGATCCCCGTTCCTCCAGCTCGTCCTGCTGGCGAAACCGCACATACCGCCGATACGGCAGCTAAATAA
- a CDS encoding heme-binding protein: MKNLNLTYVASALVFFAGAIDCKAQTLVTQKALSVDAALAVAHGALDKCHTDGYRVSLTVLDNSGLVKLQVRGDGTGPHTLEHSRRKAYTALTFKRTSGETARAWAAATTPPPAIEGTVGAQGGVPIKAGNEVIGSIGVSGAPGGEKDEACAVAGIAKIADLLK; this comes from the coding sequence ATGAAAAACCTTAATCTCACCTACGTAGCCTCCGCGCTGGTTTTTTTCGCCGGTGCGATAGATTGCAAGGCTCAGACACTTGTAACTCAGAAGGCTCTCTCTGTCGACGCAGCCCTGGCAGTGGCGCATGGAGCCCTCGATAAGTGCCACACGGATGGATATCGGGTAAGCTTGACAGTCTTGGATAATAGCGGACTAGTCAAGCTTCAGGTGCGTGGGGATGGAACCGGTCCCCACACGCTTGAACACAGCCGCCGCAAGGCCTACACGGCTTTGACCTTCAAGCGCACCTCGGGAGAGACGGCAAGGGCTTGGGCGGCAGCTACGACACCACCGCCTGCGATTGAGGGAACAGTGGGCGCACAGGGCGGTGTGCCTATCAAGGCTGGAAACGAAGTCATTGGTTCGATTGGGGTAAGTGGTGCACCGGGTGGAGAGAAAGATGAAGCATGTGCCGTCGCGGGAATTGCAAAGATTGCAGACTTGTTGAAGTGA
- a CDS encoding carboxypeptidase-like regulatory domain-containing protein, with the protein MWNKNMLFVPAIIVFAVRMSAQVATDAVITGTVTDSAQRAMEGAFVEVRNISTGVIAISKTNNHGEYRTPPLKIGEYTVDIQSPGFRHYLEEGVHLDIGSVRQINASLTPGDVSETVEVKATTEELLQRSDSTVGTVITTQQIQELPLNGGSSGRDYLQLATLSAGTTPGSSSGGISIGGQAGSQAAFLLDGIDNNNQQILTSHSGQKEIIKPSVDAISEFKVVTTSYAAEYGRSSSGVVSVDLKSGSNTIHGSGFEFIRNDAVDALPDFSATKLPFKYNDFGGTLGGPIKKDRAFVFGDVEFFRLRTATTTYGLVPTDAQKGGQFTTAIYDPAAGYTLSGSTVTRTTAFSGDQIPADRIDPIAKSLLQYYPKPLGSFAGGNNYYYNQNGSTNNYRWDIRVDEVLTGKQSIFGRYSSEQKQGAVSASLPPLDGQYYAGAGAQVVNAQAFVLGYNTSLSANALGSIRVGWNSLKWTGAFPKQSLTGVGIPGVATTAPGFSEITMTNFATIGTSNVPNADDSQNREIAVVLIWTRGLHTLQFGWQEYWLQTNFNSSQLTSGIFDFNGQYTSKSPTSTPGNDQRFADFLLGLTDKKQLSSPSILNFRSFYSHFYVQDDWRVSHSLTLNLGIRYELSPPAVSKFNALANFDEDSNPGNPQLVYAGQFGNSRAQRALQNVSYTNIAPRIGFAFSPSNSKTVLRGGYGIFYSNAITIGGMQSMENNPPVNQLRLATSPSAYIPSQFQYLKTGFAPNALSLTNANGATGVSLVSFDRHAVIPTDQAWNLNVQRALPYGIVAEVGYYGNKFDHNWWQVDGNPAPATPTALLPAAGINANRLYKTTTIPNVAGTPTIGLGTVSRVWKEGWSQYNALQAKAEKRYAKGVTFIASYAYSKTIGVGDTTDFQDPGNILAERSVVNTDMRHHFVGSAVYPLPFGRGQLLGNGWNRWLDGVLGGWSISPIITASSGQPLNLTESKNPSNSGGTADRPNLVGDPRASINTNGVATRTPGQWFNTSAFAVQASGTYGNAPRNVITGPGTLNLDAGVHKTLIIHEGLQAQLRLESFNVTNSPHYGTPALNVQSPTTLGTITTVTGNPRQNQLGIKILF; encoded by the coding sequence ATGTGGAATAAGAACATGCTGTTTGTACCCGCGATCATCGTGTTTGCGGTTCGTATGTCGGCCCAGGTTGCAACCGATGCAGTGATCACGGGGACCGTGACCGATTCGGCACAGCGCGCTATGGAAGGCGCGTTCGTTGAGGTTCGGAATATCTCCACTGGAGTGATTGCGATTTCCAAAACAAATAACCACGGCGAGTACCGAACGCCGCCATTAAAGATTGGCGAGTATACGGTCGACATTCAGAGTCCGGGGTTTCGGCACTATCTGGAGGAGGGAGTTCATCTGGATATCGGCTCTGTCCGGCAGATCAATGCTTCGCTCACGCCGGGCGATGTAAGTGAAACGGTCGAAGTAAAGGCTACTACGGAAGAGTTGTTGCAGAGATCGGACTCTACGGTAGGTACCGTTATCACCACACAACAAATACAGGAGCTTCCACTCAATGGCGGAAGCAGTGGTCGCGATTATCTGCAACTGGCGACGCTTTCGGCAGGAACGACTCCGGGCAGCTCCAGCGGCGGCATCAGTATCGGAGGTCAGGCAGGCTCCCAGGCTGCTTTTCTGCTGGATGGCATCGACAATAACAATCAGCAGATTCTCACCAGTCACTCAGGGCAAAAGGAGATTATCAAACCTTCGGTCGATGCAATCAGCGAGTTCAAAGTAGTAACAACGAGCTATGCGGCCGAGTATGGCAGGTCGTCCTCGGGTGTCGTCAGCGTGGACCTGAAGTCCGGTTCAAACACAATTCACGGCAGTGGCTTCGAATTTATTCGCAATGACGCAGTAGATGCCCTCCCCGATTTTTCAGCAACAAAGTTACCCTTCAAGTACAACGATTTTGGAGGCACGCTCGGCGGACCTATTAAGAAGGATCGTGCCTTTGTCTTTGGAGACGTCGAGTTTTTTCGGCTGCGAACGGCCACAACGACCTATGGGCTCGTTCCTACCGATGCGCAGAAAGGCGGTCAATTCACAACGGCCATCTACGATCCTGCAGCCGGATATACCCTCTCCGGCTCCACAGTTACGCGAACGACGGCATTTTCTGGAGATCAGATTCCTGCGGACCGCATTGACCCAATCGCAAAGAGCTTGCTCCAGTACTATCCCAAGCCGCTTGGCTCCTTCGCAGGAGGAAATAACTATTACTACAACCAGAATGGCAGTACCAATAACTATCGATGGGATATACGTGTCGATGAGGTCTTGACTGGAAAGCAGAGCATCTTCGGACGCTATAGCTCCGAGCAAAAACAAGGGGCTGTTTCTGCCTCGCTTCCGCCGCTAGACGGACAGTATTATGCGGGTGCCGGTGCTCAAGTTGTTAACGCACAAGCTTTTGTCCTTGGCTACAACACGTCGCTCTCGGCAAATGCGTTAGGTTCCATACGGGTAGGGTGGAACAGTCTCAAGTGGACCGGTGCATTTCCTAAGCAGAGTCTGACTGGCGTGGGCATACCCGGCGTTGCAACCACTGCTCCGGGATTTTCAGAGATCACCATGACAAACTTTGCCACGATCGGAACCAGCAATGTTCCCAATGCCGACGACAGTCAAAACCGCGAGATTGCTGTGGTGCTCATTTGGACGAGGGGGCTGCATACGCTGCAATTTGGCTGGCAGGAGTACTGGCTCCAGACCAACTTCAACAGCTCGCAGCTGACCAGCGGCATCTTCGATTTCAACGGACAGTACACGTCGAAGTCACCGACATCGACCCCCGGAAACGACCAGCGTTTCGCAGACTTTCTTTTGGGGCTTACGGATAAGAAACAGCTTTCCAGTCCATCCATCCTCAACTTTCGTTCTTTTTACAGCCACTTCTATGTGCAGGACGATTGGAGGGTCAGCCACAGTCTGACATTGAACCTGGGCATTCGCTATGAGCTTAGTCCTCCGGCTGTAAGTAAGTTCAACGCATTAGCCAACTTCGATGAAGATAGCAATCCGGGCAATCCACAGCTGGTCTACGCTGGGCAGTTTGGCAACAGCCGCGCCCAGCGTGCATTGCAAAATGTCAGTTACACCAATATCGCACCGCGAATAGGATTTGCCTTTAGCCCAAGCAACAGCAAGACAGTACTGCGTGGCGGCTATGGGATCTTCTACTCCAACGCCATCACCATTGGCGGTATGCAATCGATGGAGAATAATCCTCCCGTCAATCAACTGCGGCTAGCTACCTCCCCAAGTGCCTATATTCCCAGCCAATTTCAATACCTGAAAACTGGTTTCGCCCCGAACGCGCTCTCGCTGACCAACGCCAATGGTGCTACAGGTGTCTCCTTGGTTTCTTTTGATCGTCATGCAGTGATCCCGACCGACCAGGCATGGAATCTCAACGTGCAGAGGGCCTTGCCCTACGGGATCGTGGCAGAGGTCGGTTACTACGGAAACAAGTTCGACCATAACTGGTGGCAGGTCGATGGCAACCCCGCGCCTGCAACCCCGACAGCTCTCCTTCCAGCAGCGGGCATCAATGCGAACCGTCTCTATAAGACGACAACGATCCCTAACGTCGCGGGTACTCCAACGATCGGTCTGGGGACAGTGAGTCGCGTCTGGAAAGAGGGATGGAGTCAATATAACGCTCTGCAGGCGAAGGCGGAAAAACGTTATGCAAAGGGAGTTACCTTCATTGCTTCCTATGCCTATTCCAAGACGATTGGTGTGGGAGACACAACAGATTTTCAGGATCCGGGAAATATCCTGGCCGAGCGGTCCGTCGTGAACACCGATATGCGCCACCACTTTGTGGGCAGCGCTGTATATCCGTTGCCGTTTGGACGCGGCCAACTGCTGGGCAACGGTTGGAATCGTTGGTTAGATGGTGTCCTGGGCGGTTGGAGCATCAGCCCAATCATCACCGCCAGTTCTGGACAGCCGTTGAATCTGACCGAATCGAAGAATCCATCGAACAGTGGTGGTACTGCGGACAGGCCGAATCTAGTTGGCGATCCCAGGGCCAGTATCAATACGAATGGAGTGGCTACCCGTACTCCGGGGCAATGGTTCAATACCAGTGCCTTTGCAGTCCAAGCCTCCGGCACCTACGGCAATGCCCCCCGCAATGTCATTACGGGACCTGGAACATTGAACCTGGATGCAGGCGTTCATAAAACGCTGATCATTCATGAGGGTCTTCAGGCGCAACTACGGCTGGAATCCTTCAATGTGACGAACAGTCCTCACTATGGCACACCTGCTTTGAACGTTCAGTCACCGACGACTCTTGGAACGATTACTACAGTTACAGGAAACCCACGGCAGAATCAGCTAGGAATCAAAATCCTCTTCTAG
- a CDS encoding DUF6644 family protein: protein MPSLLHLCEWIYATHLSTSIRQSPYSFPAIEAVHTLGITAVVGTIAILDLRLLGLIMKREPVSRIARQVLPWTWAGFAVMFVTGLLLSIAEAATNYFNWAFRIKMVLLLLVGINPLIFHLTIFRKVNTWDIANVTPLRARLAAISSLVLWASIIVFGRLIAYVNT, encoded by the coding sequence ATGCCAAGTTTACTGCACCTCTGCGAATGGATTTACGCCACGCATCTTTCGACGTCGATACGCCAATCGCCTTACTCATTTCCGGCGATCGAGGCGGTACACACACTTGGCATTACGGCGGTTGTCGGCACGATTGCCATCCTTGACCTCAGGTTATTGGGGTTGATCATGAAGCGTGAACCAGTCTCTCGCATCGCGCGACAGGTGCTTCCATGGACCTGGGCTGGATTCGCTGTGATGTTCGTGACGGGGTTGTTACTCTCGATTGCAGAGGCCGCAACAAACTATTTCAATTGGGCCTTTCGCATCAAAATGGTTCTGCTGCTATTGGTCGGTATCAATCCGCTGATCTTTCATCTGACCATCTTTCGGAAGGTCAATACCTGGGATATTGCCAATGTAACTCCACTGCGTGCCAGGTTAGCGGCGATTAGTTCGCTGGTTCTATGGGCCAGCATTATTGTCTTCGGTCGCCTGATCGCTTACGTCAACACTTAG
- a CDS encoding DUF6644 family protein — MFLVSFNHWLSRTHIGILMRDSTYAFPVVEIVHLLALAIFGGGILLVDLRFLNLGFRTQSASTVARELLPVTAGGVLAMSISGLLMYAGGPLRYCHNPAFQLKMTLFVVALIVHFGLQISVSRSVSDKEEPVKMQKVGAVVSLLLWLSIGFAGRAIGYV; from the coding sequence ATGTTTTTAGTCAGCTTCAACCATTGGTTGTCACGGACTCATATCGGCATTCTTATGCGCGATTCAACCTATGCATTTCCGGTTGTAGAGATCGTTCATCTGCTTGCCCTGGCGATCTTCGGCGGCGGTATTCTGCTGGTTGACTTGCGATTTCTCAATCTTGGTTTCAGAACACAGTCAGCTTCCACGGTAGCCCGGGAGCTTCTTCCGGTCACGGCCGGAGGAGTATTGGCAATGTCGATCTCTGGCTTGCTGATGTATGCCGGAGGTCCTCTGCGTTACTGTCACAACCCCGCATTTCAATTGAAGATGACGCTCTTTGTGGTTGCATTGATTGTTCACTTCGGGCTCCAGATTTCGGTATCCCGCAGTGTCTCAGACAAAGAAGAGCCTGTGAAGATGCAGAAAGTTGGTGCCGTGGTGTCGTTACTGCTCTGGCTATCGATTGGATTTGCTGGTCGCGCCATCGGCTATGTGTAG